Proteins found in one Ptychodera flava strain L36383 chromosome 3, AS_Pfla_20210202, whole genome shotgun sequence genomic segment:
- the LOC139129821 gene encoding tripartite motif-containing protein 2-like, producing the protein MADNGDYYTADIGNKCIVVSDAKSEVKQIIAMGKLKYPTGVFVDKDRNVFIADNGADCVIKCNGDGDIISSQQLSGPWSLTMNSKYQLIVSCRGDENCIYVLDSNLEILNQFRSDHLVMPWGVTVDNADNIYVADGRKIVKFDRQGEYQETVTVDGYPRYIAVFTDGRIVYSDDSDSTVKVIYK; encoded by the coding sequence ATGGCAGACAATGGTGACTATTACACAGCGGATATTGGCAACAAATGCATTGTAGTGAGTGATGCAAAGAGTGAAGTGAAACAAATAATAGCAATGGGTAAACTGAAATACCCCACTGGTGTATTTGTTgataaagacagaaatgttttcatagCAGACAACGGTGCAGACTGTGTAATCAAATGTAATGGAGATGGGGACATTATTTCAAGTCAACAACTCAGTGGGCCCTGGTCTCTGAccatgaatagcaaatatcaactCATAGTGTCATGTCGTGGTGATGAAAATTGTATCTATGTTTTGGACagtaatcttgaaatattgaatcaatTTAGAAGTGATCACTTAGTGATGCCATGGGGAGTTACAGTTGACAATGCAGACAATATTTATGTGGCAGATGGTAGGaagatagtgaaatttgatagaCAGGGTGAATACCAGGAAACTGTAACTGTAGATGGATACCCTAGGTACATTGCAGTGTTTACAGACGGTAGAATAGTTTATTCAGATGACAGTGATTCCACTGTCAAGGTCATTTACAAGTAA